The Kiritimatiellia bacterium genome has a window encoding:
- a CDS encoding aminopeptidase, giving the protein MNELTPERERAIRHVLQHCGSVRTGESVLILCNPETRDLAEAFRKSAESCTDSGRLVEMPFSASHGQEPSGEAREAMLGAALTISLCVYSLAHSAARVEAARNGGRFLSLPLYSWKLLDDPALVIDYRARRPDVDRVVGALTAGARARVTGPAGTDVELRLEHRQGNAAPGYVERAGDMGSPPDVEANIAPIEDGTRGVIVADGSITTPEIGLLESPLRLEVEGGRVRRVSGARADYAETLERLLGGADSARRVVGELGVGLNPVARLTGCMLTDEGCMGCIHFGLGSNATIGGCNNAGYHLDVIVRSARLEVDGRTVLNGGRVMV; this is encoded by the coding sequence ATGAACGAACTGACCCCTGAACGCGAGCGCGCGATCCGGCACGTCCTGCAGCACTGCGGATCGGTCCGCACCGGCGAGTCGGTACTGATCCTCTGCAATCCCGAGACCCGGGACTTGGCGGAGGCCTTCCGCAAGAGCGCGGAATCCTGCACGGATTCCGGCCGGTTGGTGGAGATGCCGTTCAGCGCGAGCCACGGGCAGGAGCCTTCCGGCGAGGCGCGCGAGGCCATGCTCGGTGCCGCGCTGACGATCTCGCTCTGCGTCTACTCCCTGGCCCACAGCGCCGCGCGCGTGGAAGCGGCCCGGAACGGAGGCCGGTTCTTGAGCCTGCCCCTGTACTCCTGGAAGCTGTTGGACGATCCGGCCCTGGTCATTGATTACCGCGCGCGCCGACCCGACGTGGATCGCGTGGTCGGAGCGCTCACGGCCGGCGCGCGCGCGCGGGTGACCGGGCCCGCGGGGACGGATGTCGAGTTGCGCTTGGAGCATCGGCAGGGCAACGCGGCTCCGGGGTACGTCGAGCGGGCCGGGGACATGGGATCGCCCCCGGACGTCGAGGCCAACATCGCGCCGATCGAGGACGGCACCCGGGGCGTCATCGTCGCGGACGGCTCGATCACCACGCCCGAGATCGGCCTGCTGGAATCGCCGTTGCGCCTGGAGGTCGAGGGCGGACGGGTCCGCCGCGTGTCGGGCGCACGGGCCGATTACGCGGAGACGCTGGAGCGCCTGCTGGGGGGCGCGGACAGCGCGCGCCGCGTCGTGGGCGAGTTGGGGGTGGGCCTCAACCCGGTGGCCCGCTTGACCGGTTGCATGCTGACCGACGAGGGCTGCATGGGCTGTATTCATTTCGGACTGGGATCGAATGCCACGATCGGCGGCTGCAATAACGCCGGGTATCATCTGGATGTGATCGTCCGGTCCGCGCGGCTGGAGGTGGACGGCCGGACGGTCCTGAACGGCGGGAGGGTCATGGTATGA